A single Parabacteroides timonensis DNA region contains:
- a CDS encoding DUF6850 family outer membrane beta-barrel protein, translating into MTTRQLHKLLFYCLLTIASLFTARGQDNSTEQSELSEITCTGISYRKHFNSWESSLNPAGIQYTPIDSLLETRIIYSNRHHVLAAVDQPNKTMQYGGTAEGYKRLGKLQLCGGMGWQQDRLKGQSWNYLVYPGSLVTAGDSLSVPHHFEQYSIYGKAAYAFSSRLLAGLSGAYTATKNKDASPEGRYSGNAYITTFSIGLIYTVQSIRTGLSASFEHRTESFSSGSDNNKRLYTFPSGYFIPMTEFSFGTKGTSGSSTKSTGQYRSITNGGQAALQAEWIQANRKWFNELNAGYECRSISPDYTSFLYGWKEQAITFGYHSRLAIPHGRWVHLLTPALSLQRTRSDRILQSSTLLRFAARHTAKVSVGYELAHDYTPDGPSRAWQLTASLMDLRDKYYSYPYTIAQLTGTIRIETAFLRHLDLPHARHLMVRPSVSLQTGYGTEEHITREENKAEVEMGTLRNYERVSSRFAALTATRLQLGMLMEYRRPLIDKTDGGLRIQAEIEQIIRNKTNYRTDKTGGGITFSLIVWI; encoded by the coding sequence ATGACGACCAGACAACTACATAAACTACTATTTTATTGCCTGCTTACTATAGCCTCACTATTTACGGCAAGAGGACAGGACAATTCGACCGAACAATCTGAATTATCTGAAATTACTTGCACAGGCATCAGCTACCGCAAACATTTCAACTCCTGGGAAAGCTCTCTCAACCCGGCAGGAATCCAGTATACACCCATCGACAGTTTGTTGGAAACCCGGATCATATACAGCAATCGACATCATGTACTTGCAGCTGTCGATCAACCAAACAAGACCATGCAATACGGTGGAACGGCAGAAGGTTACAAACGATTAGGCAAGTTACAACTCTGTGGAGGTATGGGTTGGCAACAAGATCGCCTGAAAGGACAAAGCTGGAACTACCTCGTATACCCCGGCAGCTTGGTTACGGCAGGCGACTCCTTGAGTGTTCCACACCACTTCGAGCAATACAGCATCTACGGAAAGGCAGCTTATGCCTTCTCCTCCCGACTCCTGGCTGGGCTGAGCGGTGCCTACACTGCAACCAAGAACAAAGATGCCTCACCGGAAGGACGATACAGCGGCAATGCATATATAACCACCTTCTCGATCGGCCTGATCTATACCGTGCAATCCATCCGTACCGGTCTTTCAGCCTCTTTTGAACACCGGACAGAATCATTCAGCTCCGGTAGTGACAACAATAAACGCCTCTACACTTTCCCGTCGGGTTATTTCATTCCTATGACAGAATTCAGTTTCGGAACCAAGGGAACATCCGGAAGTTCTACAAAGAGCACAGGTCAATATCGCAGCATAACCAATGGAGGGCAAGCTGCTTTACAAGCGGAATGGATACAAGCCAATCGGAAATGGTTCAACGAGCTGAATGCCGGATATGAATGCCGCAGTATAAGTCCTGATTATACGTCCTTCCTGTACGGTTGGAAAGAGCAGGCCATTACATTCGGTTACCACAGCAGACTGGCGATACCTCACGGACGATGGGTTCATCTCCTTACCCCTGCTCTTTCCCTGCAACGTACCCGATCCGATCGTATCCTGCAATCATCGACCCTGCTTCGTTTCGCCGCACGCCATACGGCAAAAGTATCGGTCGGTTATGAACTGGCACACGATTACACTCCGGACGGTCCTTCCCGCGCCTGGCAACTGACAGCCTCCCTGATGGATCTCCGTGACAAATATTACAGTTATCCTTACACGATCGCCCAACTTACCGGCACCATCCGGATCGAAACAGCCTTCCTCCGCCATCTCGACCTACCGCATGCAAGACATCTGATGGTACGCCCATCCGTATCCTTACAGACAGGCTACGGTACAGAAGAACACATCACCCGAGAAGAAAATAAAGCCGAAGTTGAAATGGGAACCCTCCGCAATTACGAACGTGTCAGTTCCCGTTTCGCCGCCCTCACCGCTACACGTTTACAACTAGGTATGTTAATGGAATACCGTCGCCCACTGATAGACAAAACAGACGGAGGATTACGCATACAGGCGGAGATTGAACAGATCATCCGAAATAAAACCAATTACCGGACGGATAAAACTGGTGGAGGCATTACTTTTTCGCTTATCGTCTGGATCTGA
- a CDS encoding helix-turn-helix domain-containing protein: MENEKPYLDPGLTLRKLVRLIGTNRTLLSTTLNSQSQMNFNKWLATYRVNHLLETIRCTPDKSIDELYPKSGFTSRTSFYRQFHLVTGLTPREYLKMQEERTTPNHL; this comes from the coding sequence ATGGAAAATGAAAAGCCATACCTCGACCCTGGGTTGACCTTAAGGAAACTGGTACGTCTTATCGGAACAAACCGCACGCTCCTCTCAACGACTCTGAATAGCCAATCGCAGATGAATTTCAATAAATGGCTAGCAACTTACCGGGTAAACCACCTGTTGGAAACAATTCGTTGTACCCCTGATAAAAGTATTGACGAACTATATCCAAAGTCAGGATTTACCTCCCGAACGTCCTTTTATCGCCAATTTCATCTTGTTACCGGACTGACACCTAGAGAATATCTCAAAATGCAAGAAGAAAGAACGACCCCAAATCATTTATAA
- a CDS encoding DUF5686 family protein, whose translation MHLVIANATAYGNAVASYETEVYVKGYTAVQKKNILIHFSNLIFPVESNPKETVFEMVSNFRYDAPNNYRHNIEAMNSNRPVRTAKQKEVLSFINMNIYSPTIYNKGIIMPVAREAFRYYNFSLENVEDTAGIRIYTIRFTPKQWSQKLLDGHLYIVDGSWTIDRAEMNGHSTLSEFTLRMRFNRDRRYFLLPEEANLKVRFHAVGNKLANYYHATYRYKSVTWIEENNEPPQRKPLDQTRYFSLSSDTIPVIHDTAYWQAKRNTGLTPDELQVYHLTPQQPVTNTNNFTPYLKITERLTNTMNLDYKTTRVKYSGLLNPFQLGYSGNNGFTYHQRLRISKTFDRDRQLRFRPELGYLFKRRQLFFKLAGDWEYLPERQGILSLTAANDNPSYPAGVIQRIGQQLQDSSFLTTENLHNKFRHYYIELRNNIELANGLKLAAGLSFHRRIPAEKNKHAFHDFTPAVGLTYTPRQYYWMDGYRKEYLYSRYPTFSIEVVQAIPGTGRNAGNYGRVEADMHQSIRIGLSQRFNYHLSGGGYFNRKALYFADFRYFTRHYFPESWNDSFGGVFYQLPGIHYNISDSYAQCHLMFESPLLLFQLIKTRHVRYVVSEHLYFSQLWTPDLPCYTELGYGVGSDLFNVGIFAGFERGHYHSIGVKFTLELFH comes from the coding sequence ATGCATCTCGTAATAGCCAATGCCACCGCTTACGGAAATGCGGTGGCATCCTATGAAACCGAAGTATATGTGAAAGGGTACACAGCGGTACAAAAAAAGAATATCCTTATCCACTTTTCCAACCTGATCTTTCCGGTCGAATCTAACCCAAAAGAGACAGTTTTCGAAATGGTGAGCAACTTCCGGTACGATGCTCCCAATAATTACCGTCATAATATCGAGGCGATGAACAGTAACCGTCCGGTCAGAACTGCCAAACAAAAGGAAGTACTGTCGTTCATCAACATGAACATTTACTCGCCTACCATTTATAATAAAGGGATCATCATGCCTGTTGCCCGGGAAGCTTTCCGTTACTACAACTTCAGCCTGGAGAATGTGGAGGATACGGCTGGCATCCGCATTTATACCATTCGTTTCACCCCGAAGCAGTGGAGTCAGAAACTGCTGGACGGACATCTCTACATCGTAGACGGAAGCTGGACAATAGACCGGGCGGAGATGAACGGACACTCCACCCTCTCGGAGTTCACCCTCCGGATGCGTTTCAACCGTGACCGTCGCTACTTCCTCCTACCGGAAGAAGCGAACCTGAAAGTCCGTTTCCACGCAGTGGGTAACAAGCTGGCAAACTACTACCATGCGACTTACCGTTACAAATCGGTCACCTGGATAGAGGAGAACAACGAACCACCTCAGCGGAAACCGCTTGACCAGACACGCTACTTCAGCCTGTCGTCCGACACGATACCTGTCATCCACGATACGGCTTACTGGCAGGCCAAACGCAATACAGGTCTTACACCCGATGAATTACAGGTCTACCACCTTACACCCCAACAGCCTGTGACCAACACCAACAACTTCACTCCTTACCTGAAAATCACCGAACGGCTGACAAATACTATGAACCTCGACTACAAAACCACTCGTGTCAAATACTCGGGCCTGCTCAACCCTTTCCAGCTGGGGTATTCGGGAAACAACGGCTTCACCTACCATCAACGATTACGTATCAGCAAGACCTTCGACCGTGACCGCCAACTGCGCTTCCGTCCCGAACTGGGTTATCTGTTCAAGCGACGACAGCTATTCTTCAAACTGGCGGGGGATTGGGAGTACCTTCCCGAGCGGCAAGGTATTCTCAGCCTGACCGCCGCCAACGACAACCCGAGTTACCCTGCCGGCGTGATACAACGGATCGGGCAACAACTACAGGACAGCTCTTTTCTGACTACCGAAAACCTACACAACAAATTCAGGCATTATTACATAGAGCTCAGGAATAATATCGAGCTGGCAAACGGGCTGAAACTGGCTGCCGGTCTCTCCTTTCACCGGAGAATACCGGCGGAGAAAAATAAGCATGCCTTTCACGACTTCACACCGGCGGTCGGTCTGACGTATACCCCCCGGCAATATTACTGGATGGATGGTTATCGGAAAGAGTATCTCTACTCTCGTTACCCGACCTTCTCCATCGAGGTGGTGCAGGCCATCCCCGGGACAGGTCGCAACGCGGGTAATTACGGACGGGTAGAAGCCGATATGCACCAAAGTATCCGTATCGGCCTGTCGCAACGATTCAACTATCACCTGAGCGGCGGGGGATACTTCAACCGGAAAGCACTCTATTTCGCGGACTTCCGGTACTTCACCCGGCATTATTTTCCCGAGTCGTGGAACGATAGCTTCGGTGGTGTATTCTATCAATTGCCAGGCATACACTACAACATATCCGACAGCTATGCCCAGTGTCACCTGATGTTCGAAAGTCCGTTGCTCCTGTTTCAGCTGATAAAAACCAGACATGTCCGGTATGTCGTTTCCGAACACCTCTATTTCAGTCAACTCTGGACACCGGATCTTCCCTGCTACACCGAGCTGGGATACGGTGTGGGCAGCGACCTGTTTAATGTAGGTATCTTTGCCGGATTCGAACGGGGGCACTACCACAGTATAGGGGTGAAGTTCACCCTGGAGCTATTCCACTAA
- a CDS encoding helix-turn-helix domain-containing protein, with translation MMKYGHCILLLLLISLLCACHPRRSAEEGERFLQKEENYNSRNKYPADTFLISRYSNLLEAEQLYNFTPTQQLRLKLLQLYLFNGYNIPQATRIADKVDDLALRIGNDTLLCTARIQIFLLAQGNGDTTRMLHVIRQQEQLPPSLHHLKDMGFYYMGMAVYYQKQGEWQQALYWLKKARPHVKSVYAWYLQMCQSLLKVKAYSEAQLYTDSIRIVFPEKVTKSNTPYFDFHGQVLIHTNRKKEALDWYAKATEQIETVHKQKDSATYSKQQIQTIYHAALLHHQQGQTDWAIRHLEELQPHKYPILYTSKNNLYNDTLLLPNCLHLLSECYEATGQLQAATRCLQTLDSIQHTEIKRGSISFINYKHELRRNTMLSSNLVELEKAAVHTRQIQYLLYAIISCLLIVIIAGLLAWQRHQRRLRQLYEVLMEQHTIWLQAHETEDILPPGILPLPVEPTSEKSNEPEAPEIPVIEVRQPSQLFLRILHLMDTRKPYRDPSFDLVTLAQLAATNRSQLSSLINRETPNGFSYWLAEYRVNDLIQQTELFPDKSMDELYVLSGFPSRTTFFRQFRLVTGLTPRQYKTQRNRPCFIKSE, from the coding sequence ATGATGAAATACGGTCACTGCATATTACTCCTGCTGCTTATAAGCCTTCTTTGTGCCTGCCACCCACGACGATCGGCAGAAGAAGGGGAACGTTTTCTTCAAAAAGAAGAAAACTATAATTCCCGTAATAAATATCCCGCAGATACTTTCCTTATCAGCCGTTATTCCAATCTTCTGGAAGCTGAACAGCTTTACAACTTCACTCCTACTCAACAACTACGGCTCAAACTATTGCAACTATATCTATTTAATGGATATAATATTCCGCAAGCAACACGAATAGCTGACAAAGTAGATGATTTAGCTCTCCGTATAGGTAATGATACGCTTTTATGCACTGCCCGGATACAGATCTTCCTGCTGGCTCAGGGTAACGGAGATACGACCCGCATGCTCCATGTCATCAGGCAACAAGAGCAATTGCCTCCTTCCCTCCACCACCTCAAAGATATGGGATTTTATTATATGGGTATGGCTGTCTACTACCAAAAACAAGGCGAATGGCAACAGGCTCTTTACTGGCTCAAGAAAGCTCGTCCGCATGTAAAGTCGGTATATGCCTGGTATTTACAGATGTGCCAGTCGCTTCTGAAGGTGAAAGCCTACTCCGAAGCGCAGCTATACACGGACAGTATCCGGATCGTATTCCCTGAAAAAGTAACGAAAAGTAACACGCCCTATTTCGACTTCCACGGTCAGGTACTCATTCATACCAACCGCAAGAAGGAGGCACTCGACTGGTATGCCAAAGCAACTGAACAAATAGAAACCGTCCATAAACAAAAAGACTCCGCAACATACAGCAAACAACAAATACAGACAATCTACCATGCCGCTCTTTTGCATCATCAACAAGGACAAACAGACTGGGCGATCAGACATCTGGAAGAGTTACAACCGCACAAGTACCCAATATTATATACTTCTAAAAACAATCTATACAACGATACATTATTGTTACCAAACTGTTTACACCTCTTAAGCGAATGCTATGAGGCAACAGGACAATTGCAGGCTGCCACCCGCTGTCTACAAACACTCGATTCTATTCAACATACAGAAATCAAACGGGGTAGTATATCTTTTATAAACTATAAGCACGAATTACGACGAAACACCATGCTCAGCAGTAACCTGGTAGAGCTGGAAAAGGCAGCCGTCCATACCCGGCAAATACAATATCTGCTTTATGCTATCATAAGTTGCCTGCTGATAGTGATCATTGCCGGTCTGCTGGCATGGCAGCGCCATCAGCGGCGGCTTCGCCAGTTATACGAGGTATTGATGGAACAGCATACTATCTGGTTGCAGGCGCATGAAACCGAGGATATTCTCCCCCCCGGCATACTACCCCTACCCGTTGAACCGACCTCGGAGAAAAGTAATGAACCGGAAGCACCGGAAATACCTGTTATAGAAGTAAGGCAGCCATCCCAGCTCTTCCTCCGCATACTCCATCTGATGGATACCCGGAAACCTTACCGCGATCCGTCATTCGACCTGGTAACTCTGGCACAACTAGCCGCAACAAACCGTTCCCAGCTATCCTCTTTAATCAACCGGGAAACACCCAACGGTTTCAGCTACTGGTTAGCCGAATACCGGGTGAACGACCTGATCCAACAAACTGAACTTTTCCCGGACAAAAGTATGGATGAACTATACGTGCTTTCCGGCTTCCCCTCACGAACCACCTTCTTCCGCCAGTTCCGCCTGGTAACCGGACTTACCCCCAGGCAATACAAGACACAACGGAATCGCCCTTGTTTCATAAAGTCCGAATAG
- the preA gene encoding NAD-dependent dihydropyrimidine dehydrogenase subunit PreA, which produces MKDCITKNMIREEVSRCWMCHAPVCSAACKSGMQPARMLRSLRLENEAGATRHARQMEGCLTCTARACEKACLRRRNGQAVKIHDIFSYLYKQGESSSEQKATDSLPTGKHSLPDLSLDFCGIRCENPFILASSPIAHNYEMCARALDAGWGGICFKTISYYPVEEVSPRFDQVQQGGVPFIGFKNMEQLSEAPIRTNFDILYRLKQHYPDKLIISSIMGRTEEEWTHLAHFSTLAGADIIECNFSCPQMTSEGMGCDVGQNPSLVRSFTAAACRGTHLPVIAKMTPNLTHIVPVARAACEGGATGIAAINTIKSITRIDEEAMTALPVINGKSSVSGYSGKAIRPIALRFIHELASDPIIGQAPLSGIGGIETWRDALDFLLLGCTNLQICTSVMQYGYRIIDDLREGLQLYMQRKGYTNLSQLIGLAVSNIVPPESLDRTTICRPVIDRELCIGCGRCYISCQDGGHQAIVFPPSRRPAIDEAQCVGCLLCSLVCPTGAIRQGERIGKVHS; this is translated from the coding sequence ATGAAAGACTGTATCACGAAGAATATGATCCGGGAAGAAGTCAGCCGTTGCTGGATGTGTCATGCTCCGGTTTGCTCTGCTGCCTGCAAAAGCGGAATGCAACCGGCACGCATGCTCCGCTCCCTTCGTCTGGAGAATGAAGCCGGTGCCACCCGTCATGCCCGGCAGATGGAGGGCTGCCTGACTTGCACGGCCCGTGCCTGTGAAAAAGCCTGCCTGCGCAGACGTAACGGGCAAGCGGTGAAGATACACGATATATTCAGTTACCTGTATAAACAGGGAGAGAGTTCATCCGAACAAAAAGCGACCGACTCTCTTCCTACCGGAAAACACTCTCTGCCCGATCTGTCTCTCGACTTCTGCGGTATCCGTTGTGAGAATCCGTTTATTCTCGCCTCCTCCCCAATAGCACACAACTACGAAATGTGTGCCCGTGCGCTCGATGCAGGCTGGGGCGGTATCTGTTTCAAAACCATATCCTATTATCCGGTGGAAGAAGTTTCACCACGCTTCGACCAGGTGCAACAGGGAGGAGTCCCTTTTATCGGCTTCAAGAATATGGAACAACTGTCGGAAGCACCAATCCGCACAAACTTCGACATACTCTATCGTTTAAAGCAGCACTATCCCGACAAACTGATCATCTCATCCATCATGGGACGGACGGAAGAAGAATGGACTCATCTGGCTCATTTCTCCACATTGGCCGGAGCGGATATCATAGAGTGTAACTTTTCCTGTCCTCAAATGACCAGCGAAGGGATGGGATGCGACGTGGGGCAAAACCCGTCGCTGGTACGCAGCTTCACAGCCGCCGCCTGTCGGGGAACACATTTACCCGTGATCGCCAAAATGACACCCAATCTGACTCATATCGTACCGGTAGCCCGGGCCGCCTGCGAAGGTGGAGCAACCGGCATTGCCGCGATTAACACGATCAAAAGTATTACCCGTATCGATGAAGAGGCGATGACCGCCTTACCCGTTATCAATGGAAAAAGCAGTGTGTCGGGTTATTCAGGAAAAGCAATACGCCCTATCGCCCTCCGCTTTATACACGAACTTGCGTCCGACCCAATTATCGGACAAGCACCTTTAAGCGGGATCGGAGGAATCGAAACATGGCGCGATGCGCTCGATTTTCTGTTACTGGGCTGCACGAACCTTCAAATATGTACTTCGGTCATGCAATACGGCTATCGTATCATAGACGACCTACGTGAAGGATTACAACTCTACATGCAACGGAAAGGCTATACCAACCTGTCACAACTGATCGGGCTGGCGGTATCGAACATCGTACCACCCGAATCGCTCGACCGCACGACAATCTGCCGTCCCGTGATCGACCGGGAACTTTGCATTGGTTGCGGCCGATGCTACATTTCCTGCCAGGACGGAGGACACCAGGCGATCGTTTTTCCTCCCTCCCGCCGTCCGGCTATCGATGAAGCACAATGTGTAGGTTGTTTATTATGTAGCTTGGTCTGCCCTACAGGAGCGATCCGACAGGGAGAGCGGATAGGGAAAGTTCATTCATAA
- a CDS encoding N-acetylornithine carbamoyltransferase, producing MRHFTCVQDLGDLKQALNEAFEIKKDRFQFTELGKNKTLLMIFFNSSLRTRLSTQKAAMNLGMNTMVLDVNQGAWKLETERGVIMDGDKPEHLLEAIPVMGCYCDIIGVRSFARFENKEDDYNEKIISEFIKYSGRPVFSMEAATRHPLQSFADLITIEEYKKTARPKVVMTWAPHPKSLPQAVPNSFAEWMNATDYEFVITHPEGYELDPKFVGNARVEYDQKKAFEGADFIYAKNWAAYTDPNYGQVLSKDRAWTVDTEKMALTNNAYFMHCLPVRRNMIVTDDVIESPQSIVIPEAANREISAQTVLKKILMGL from the coding sequence ATGAGACATTTCACTTGTGTACAGGATTTAGGCGACCTGAAACAGGCGCTTAACGAAGCTTTCGAGATCAAGAAAGACCGCTTTCAGTTCACAGAACTTGGCAAGAACAAGACGCTGTTAATGATATTCTTCAACTCCAGCCTGCGTACGCGCCTCTCTACCCAGAAGGCCGCGATGAACCTGGGGATGAACACGATGGTTCTCGACGTGAACCAGGGAGCGTGGAAACTGGAAACCGAACGCGGCGTCATCATGGATGGAGACAAACCGGAACACCTGCTGGAAGCTATTCCGGTCATGGGTTGTTACTGCGACATCATCGGTGTACGTTCTTTCGCCCGCTTCGAAAACAAGGAAGACGATTACAACGAAAAGATCATCTCTGAATTTATCAAGTACTCCGGTCGTCCGGTATTCAGTATGGAAGCGGCTACCCGCCATCCGCTACAAAGTTTTGCCGACCTGATCACAATCGAGGAATATAAGAAAACAGCCCGTCCGAAGGTGGTTATGACCTGGGCACCGCATCCCAAGTCTCTTCCGCAGGCAGTTCCCAACAGTTTTGCCGAATGGATGAATGCGACGGATTATGAATTTGTGATTACCCATCCGGAGGGCTACGAACTGGATCCTAAATTCGTAGGCAACGCCCGTGTGGAATACGATCAGAAGAAAGCCTTCGAAGGTGCAGACTTCATCTATGCCAAGAACTGGGCTGCTTATACCGATCCGAACTACGGCCAGGTATTAAGCAAAGACCGCGCCTGGACTGTCGATACGGAAAAGATGGCGTTGACCAACAATGCTTATTTCATGCACTGTCTGCCGGTCCGCCGTAACATGATCGTTACCGACGACGTGATCGAAAGTCCGCAAAGCATCGTGATCCCGGAAGCTGCCAATCGCGAAATTTCGGCACAGACGGTACTGAAAAAGATATTGATGGGATTATAA
- a CDS encoding NAD(P)/FAD-dependent oxidoreductase, with protein sequence MGFNIAKTDKKRVVIIGGGFGGLKLANKLKGSNFQVVLIDKNNFHQFPPLLYQVASSGLEPGSIIFPFRKIFQKQKDFYFRMAEVKAVIAERNLIETSIGELSYDYLVIASGTITNFFGNKTIEEKALPMKTIQEALELRNTLLSNFEKATISTDPEEKQALMNVVIVGGGATGVEVSGVLAEMKRFVMPKDYPDLKQSDMNIYLIEGSTRLLGVMSTEASENAEKFLKEMGVNIILNKRVTDYQDGKVILDDNSTITTKTLVWVSGVTATHFDHIDKEALNRGGRITVNEFNQMPGMTNVFAIGDVCFQTEEEYPNGHPQVAQVAIQQGNLLADNLKRLESGKTLKAFHYINLGTLATVGRNKAVADLKKLKLQGFIAWMVWMLVHLRSILGIKNKLMVLIEWVWSYFTYDQSIRLILYIPKKHKSTSTT encoded by the coding sequence ATGGGCTTCAACATTGCAAAAACAGATAAGAAACGGGTTGTTATTATTGGTGGTGGTTTTGGGGGATTAAAGCTGGCCAATAAACTGAAAGGAAGCAACTTCCAGGTAGTCTTGATTGACAAGAACAATTTCCATCAGTTCCCCCCCTTATTGTATCAGGTAGCATCATCCGGTCTGGAGCCGGGATCAATCATATTTCCTTTCCGAAAGATATTCCAGAAACAGAAAGACTTCTACTTCCGAATGGCAGAAGTGAAAGCCGTTATCGCCGAACGAAACCTGATCGAGACATCGATCGGTGAACTGAGCTACGACTATCTGGTGATAGCCTCCGGTACCATCACCAATTTCTTCGGTAACAAGACTATTGAAGAAAAAGCATTGCCGATGAAAACGATCCAGGAAGCTCTCGAACTAAGGAACACCCTGCTTTCCAACTTTGAAAAGGCTACAATCTCTACCGATCCGGAAGAAAAACAAGCACTGATGAATGTGGTTATCGTTGGTGGTGGAGCCACTGGCGTAGAGGTATCCGGAGTACTGGCTGAAATGAAAAGATTCGTTATGCCGAAGGATTATCCGGACCTGAAACAGTCGGATATGAATATCTATTTGATAGAAGGTTCTACCAGGTTACTCGGAGTAATGTCTACCGAAGCATCCGAGAACGCAGAGAAATTCCTGAAAGAGATGGGCGTAAACATCATACTGAATAAACGGGTAACAGACTATCAGGATGGAAAAGTCATACTGGATGACAACTCCACTATCACAACCAAAACCCTCGTTTGGGTCAGTGGTGTAACCGCCACACATTTTGATCATATCGATAAAGAAGCATTGAACCGGGGTGGCCGGATCACAGTCAATGAATTTAACCAGATGCCAGGGATGACAAACGTTTTTGCTATCGGCGATGTTTGTTTCCAGACAGAAGAAGAATACCCGAACGGTCATCCGCAAGTAGCCCAGGTAGCTATCCAGCAGGGAAATCTGCTTGCAGATAACCTCAAACGCCTGGAATCGGGGAAGACATTGAAAGCCTTCCATTACATAAATCTCGGAACACTGGCAACCGTAGGACGCAACAAAGCTGTCGCCGATCTAAAAAAGCTGAAGTTACAAGGGTTTATTGCCTGGATGGTGTGGATGCTGGTTCATTTACGTTCTATCCTGGGGATCAAGAATAAGTTGATGGTACTGATAGAATGGGTATGGAGCTACTTTACTTACGATCAGTCTATTCGTTTGATACTCTATATACCTAAAAAGCATAAGTCAACGTCAACCACGTAA